Proteins from a single region of Caloramator sp. E03:
- the alaS gene encoding alanine--tRNA ligase: MKWMGVNQIREKYLSFFEEKGHLRLPSFSLIPQNDKSLLLINAGMAPLKPYFTGQQIPPRRRVTTCQKCIRTGDIERVGKTARHATFFEMLGNFSFGDYFKESAIPWAWEFVTNVLEIPKDKLYVTIYLDDDEAYNIWVNKTDIDPKRIFRLGKEDNFWEIGQGPCGPCSEIHFDRGEGKINTLEEFLKAGEEDRVIEFWNLVFTQFDKDENGNYNRLQNPNIDTGMGLERIATIMQGVNSIFDIDTMKNILNEVCRISNTTYKNDSKKDVSLRLITDHIRSVTFMVSDGILPSNEGRGYVLRRLLRRAARHGKLLGVNRTFLWELCDVVIENSRDAYPQLEEKKDYIKKVIKLEEERFDETIDQGMIILNQYIDDLRKEGKDILSGANTFKLYDTYGFPLELTIEILDEQGMKVDIDGFNEEMKMQRERARAAREETNYMGTEMDIYMTLPAEITTKFSGYTDTKSEGKVLVIVSNGDVVDMANEGDDVSVILDNTSFYAEMGGQIGDRGYLIGNGFKVEVFDCKKTANDKVIHVGKVIEGSIKVNSIVSTVVDRDRRLDIARNHTATHLLHAALRKILGNHVEQSGSRVSYDRLRFDFTHFEAISYEDLRRIENMVNEKILEGLDVKTIETTIDEAKNMGAMALFGEKYGNIVRVVKAGEFSIELCGGTHVSNTSTLGLFKIISEGGVAAGIRRIEAVTGKGALNYVENLENTLKNTALALKTQINDIVRRAEALIQEVKDKDKEIENLKSKMALGSLQQIIDSAKDIKGIKVAVACLELDADALRELGDRLRDKLGKSAVVLANVKDGKVTFIAMASKDAVASGIHAGNLVKEVAKITGGGGGGRPDMAQAGGKDTSKVTQALESVYSIIENMIK, translated from the coding sequence ATGAAGTGGATGGGTGTAAATCAAATAAGAGAAAAATATTTATCTTTTTTTGAAGAAAAAGGTCATTTGAGACTTCCAAGCTTTTCGCTAATTCCACAAAATGATAAAAGCCTTCTTCTTATAAATGCAGGTATGGCTCCTTTAAAACCTTATTTTACTGGTCAACAAATACCTCCAAGAAGAAGAGTTACAACATGCCAAAAATGCATTAGAACTGGGGACATTGAGAGAGTAGGAAAAACTGCAAGGCATGCAACTTTTTTTGAAATGCTTGGTAATTTTTCCTTTGGTGATTATTTTAAAGAGAGTGCAATACCATGGGCCTGGGAGTTTGTAACCAATGTTTTAGAGATTCCTAAGGATAAGCTTTATGTAACAATATATCTTGATGATGATGAAGCATACAATATATGGGTAAACAAAACTGATATAGATCCAAAAAGGATATTTAGACTTGGCAAAGAAGATAACTTTTGGGAAATAGGTCAAGGACCATGTGGGCCTTGCTCTGAAATACACTTTGACAGAGGAGAAGGTAAAATAAATACGCTTGAAGAATTTTTAAAGGCTGGAGAAGAAGATAGAGTTATTGAGTTTTGGAATCTTGTTTTTACACAGTTTGATAAAGATGAAAATGGAAACTACAATAGACTTCAAAACCCTAACATAGATACAGGTATGGGGCTTGAAAGAATTGCAACGATAATGCAAGGTGTGAATAGTATATTTGATATAGATACTATGAAAAACATATTAAATGAAGTTTGTAGAATTTCAAACACTACATATAAGAATGATAGCAAAAAAGATGTATCTTTAAGACTTATTACGGATCATATAAGAAGCGTTACTTTTATGGTAAGTGATGGTATACTTCCTTCAAATGAAGGTAGAGGATATGTTTTAAGGAGGCTTTTAAGAAGAGCTGCAAGGCACGGGAAACTTCTTGGAGTAAATAGAACTTTCCTTTGGGAGCTTTGTGATGTTGTAATTGAAAACTCACGGGATGCATATCCACAGCTTGAGGAAAAGAAAGATTATATAAAGAAGGTTATAAAGCTTGAAGAAGAAAGGTTTGACGAAACTATTGATCAAGGAATGATTATACTCAATCAATATATAGATGATCTTAGAAAAGAAGGTAAAGACATATTATCGGGAGCAAATACATTCAAGCTTTATGATACTTATGGTTTTCCACTTGAGTTAACTATTGAAATACTTGATGAACAAGGAATGAAAGTAGACATAGATGGTTTTAATGAAGAGATGAAAATGCAAAGAGAAAGAGCAAGGGCTGCAAGGGAAGAAACAAACTATATGGGAACAGAAATGGATATATATATGACACTTCCTGCAGAAATTACAACTAAATTCTCTGGATATACAGATACAAAATCAGAAGGTAAAGTACTTGTTATAGTTTCAAATGGAGATGTTGTTGATATGGCAAATGAAGGCGATGATGTTTCAGTAATACTTGACAATACATCTTTTTATGCTGAAATGGGAGGTCAAATAGGAGATAGGGGATACTTAATTGGAAACGGATTTAAAGTTGAGGTATTTGATTGTAAAAAAACAGCTAATGATAAAGTAATACATGTTGGAAAGGTAATTGAGGGAAGCATTAAAGTAAATTCAATTGTTAGTACTGTAGTTGATAGGGATAGAAGACTTGATATTGCAAGAAACCACACAGCAACACACCTTCTTCATGCTGCATTAAGAAAAATACTTGGAAACCATGTAGAACAATCTGGCTCTCGAGTATCTTATGATAGATTAAGATTTGATTTCACCCATTTTGAAGCTATTTCTTATGAGGATTTAAGAAGAATTGAGAACATGGTAAATGAAAAGATTTTAGAAGGATTAGATGTTAAAACTATTGAAACTACAATTGATGAAGCAAAAAATATGGGTGCAATGGCGTTGTTTGGTGAAAAATATGGTAATATCGTAAGAGTAGTTAAAGCTGGAGAATTTAGCATTGAACTTTGTGGAGGCACACATGTTTCAAATACTTCTACATTAGGTCTGTTTAAGATAATATCTGAAGGAGGAGTCGCTGCAGGTATTAGAAGGATTGAGGCTGTTACTGGAAAAGGTGCTTTAAATTATGTTGAAAACTTGGAAAATACTTTAAAAAATACTGCTTTAGCATTAAAGACTCAAATAAATGATATAGTTAGAAGAGCTGAAGCTTTAATTCAGGAAGTTAAGGATAAAGATAAAGAGATTGAAAACTTAAAATCTAAAATGGCTTTAGGTTCTTTACAACAAATAATAGATTCTGCAAAGGATATAAAAGGGATAAAGGTGGCAGTAGCTTGTCTTGAACTTGATGCAGATGCTTTAAGGGAACTTGGAGACAGGTTAAGAGATAAGCTTGGAAAATCTGCTGTTGTCCTTGCTAATGTTAAGGATGGAAAAGTAACCTTTATTGCTATGGCAAGTAAAGATGCAGTAGCATCTGGAATTCATGCAGGAAATCTAGTTAAAGAAGTTGCAAAGATAACTGGTGGAGGCGGTGGAGGAAGACCAGATATGGCTCAAGCAGGAGGAAAGGATACAAGTAAAGTTACTCAAGCCCTCGAAAGCGTGTATTCTATAATCGAAAATATGATTAAATAA
- a CDS encoding aldo/keto reductase: MEYVRLGKTGLVVSKLCFGGLTVGPLQANLDIEEGAKVIATAFDMGVNFIDTAKLYKTYPYIKRAIELSKNKNIIISSKSYDYTYEGMRESVQEALEELGLKKLSIFCLHEQESRLTLKGHSEALRYLIDAKKCGIIDAVGVSTHAVEVVEAICTMEEIDVIHPIVNIKGLGIIDGSIDDMLKAVEKANKSGKGIYSMKPLGGGNLMSNSTECFSFVLNNPNIHSIAVGMQSLEEVYTNISIFEGRTIDEDILTKLKNRKRRLHIDSWCKGCGECEKKCKNKAIKVVNNKAKVDEDKCVLCGYCSAYCPEFCIKIV; the protein is encoded by the coding sequence TTGGAATATGTCAGACTTGGGAAAACTGGTTTGGTAGTTTCAAAGCTATGCTTTGGAGGGCTTACTGTGGGACCTCTGCAAGCAAATCTAGATATAGAAGAAGGAGCAAAAGTTATTGCAACTGCATTTGATATGGGGGTTAATTTTATAGATACTGCAAAACTATATAAGACATATCCATATATAAAAAGAGCAATTGAGCTTTCAAAAAATAAAAACATAATAATATCATCAAAATCTTATGATTACACTTATGAAGGTATGAGAGAAAGTGTTCAGGAAGCATTAGAAGAGCTTGGACTAAAAAAATTAAGCATATTTTGCCTTCATGAGCAGGAAAGCAGATTAACATTAAAAGGGCATTCTGAGGCCTTAAGATATCTTATAGATGCAAAAAAATGTGGAATAATAGATGCAGTAGGAGTTTCAACACATGCTGTTGAAGTGGTTGAAGCTATATGCACTATGGAAGAGATAGATGTTATACATCCTATTGTAAACATAAAAGGACTTGGAATTATAGATGGTAGTATTGATGATATGCTAAAGGCAGTTGAAAAAGCAAATAAATCTGGGAAAGGAATATATTCAATGAAGCCTCTTGGGGGTGGAAACCTCATGTCAAATTCAACAGAATGCTTCAGTTTTGTTTTAAATAATCCTAACATACATTCTATTGCAGTAGGTATGCAATCCTTAGAAGAGGTATATACAAATATTTCCATATTTGAAGGAAGAACGATTGATGAAGATATACTTACAAAACTTAAAAATAGAAAAAGAAGATTGCATATAGATAGTTGGTGTAAAGGTTGCGGAGAATGTGAAAAAAAGTGTAAAAATAAGGCAATAAAAGTTGTTAATAATAAGGCAAAAGTAGATGAAGATAAATGTGTTCTTTGCGGATATTGTTCAGCATATTGCCCAGAATTTTGTATAAAAATAGTATAG
- a CDS encoding IreB family regulatory phosphoprotein: MTERQEGTMQYKFNMENREKIKEILNEVYDALKEKGYNPINQLVGYILSGDPTYITSYKNARAKIRKLERDEILEELLRGFINEK, encoded by the coding sequence ATGACCGAACGCCAAGAAGGTACTATGCAATACAAATTTAATATGGAAAATAGAGAAAAAATAAAAGAGATACTTAATGAGGTATATGATGCACTTAAAGAAAAAGGATATAACCCTATTAATCAGCTTGTTGGTTATATACTTTCAGGTGATCCTACATATATCACAAGCTATAAAAATGCAAGAGCAAAAATAAGAAAGCTTGAAAGAGATGAAATATTAGAAGAGCTTTTAAGAGGCTTTATAAATGAAAAATAA
- a CDS encoding Fur family transcriptional regulator gives MIVFSKDENEKLKQRLKTGGYKLTPQRRAVLNVIIDNEGKHLSTEEIYDIVKKECPEIGLATVYRTLQLLEKMGLVCRMNFDDGCNRYELIHEEEDHQHHHLVCINCGNVEEVEGDLLETLEEKIEQKYDFKITNHSVKFFGYCSKCKYSK, from the coding sequence ATGATTGTATTTTCCAAAGATGAAAATGAAAAACTTAAGCAGCGTTTAAAAACAGGAGGGTATAAACTTACTCCTCAAAGAAGAGCTGTACTTAATGTTATAATAGATAATGAAGGAAAGCATCTTTCAACGGAGGAAATATATGATATTGTAAAAAAAGAATGCCCTGAAATAGGTCTTGCAACAGTATATAGAACTCTTCAACTTTTGGAGAAGATGGGGCTTGTATGTAGAATGAATTTTGATGATGGATGTAATAGATATGAGCTAATACATGAAGAGGAGGATCATCAACATCATCATCTTGTTTGTATAAATTGTGGAAATGTTGAAGAGGTGGAAGGGGACTTGTTAGAAACACTTGAGGAAAAAATTGAGCAAAAGTATGATTTTAAAATAACTAATCATAGTGTTAAGTTTTTTGGATATTGTAGCAAATGCAAGTACTCAAAGTAA
- a CDS encoding PRC-barrel domain-containing protein: MKKYLDVRGCSVVDKKGNIIGRIEDFLIDINKLKIYSFIITTKNIFPTFNLLLIRDVEKYEDVIVIKNDIYKLNQSFIKKYKYIMLQNFMDKEIIDINGKRLGALNDLIFDEFNGELKALICKRGFYEDIFEGRKIIIINEKTVFGKEKIIVDEDDIDITNIISFKNLVR, translated from the coding sequence GTGAAAAAATATCTTGATGTTAGAGGCTGCAGTGTTGTTGATAAAAAAGGAAATATAATTGGAAGAATAGAAGATTTTTTAATTGATATAAATAAATTAAAAATATATTCTTTTATTATTACTACAAAAAATATATTTCCTACCTTTAATTTACTTCTAATTAGAGATGTAGAAAAATACGAAGATGTTATAGTTATTAAAAACGATATTTACAAGTTGAATCAGAGTTTTATAAAAAAGTATAAATATATAATGCTTCAAAATTTTATGGACAAAGAAATAATAGATATTAATGGAAAAAGGCTTGGAGCTTTAAATGATTTGATTTTTGATGAATTTAATGGAGAATTAAAAGCATTAATCTGTAAGAGAGGTTTTTATGAAGATATTTTTGAAGGAAGAAAGATAATAATAATAAATGAGAAAACTGTTTTTGGTAAAGAAAAAATAATTGTTGATGAAGATGATATAGATATAACCAATATCATATCATTTAAGAATTTAGTAAGGTGA
- a CDS encoding DUF1292 domain-containing protein, which translates to MENNENTVVLTDEDGVETEFEVITALEVDGNEYYVLYPVDEENEEDAVVLKLTTNEDGEEMLTTIEDDDEFEKVAAAYEEWLNEEDFEDDEE; encoded by the coding sequence ATGGAAAACAACGAAAATACTGTAGTATTAACTGATGAGGATGGAGTAGAAACTGAATTTGAAGTTATAACTGCTCTTGAAGTTGATGGAAATGAATACTATGTGTTATACCCTGTAGATGAAGAAAATGAAGAAGATGCAGTTGTACTAAAACTTACAACAAATGAAGATGGAGAAGAAATGCTTACAACTATTGAAGATGATGATGAATTTGAAAAGGTTGCAGCTGCTTATGAAGAATGGTTAAATGAAGAAGACTTTGAAGATGACGAAGAATAA
- a CDS encoding ribonuclease J produces MAKKDKVKVIPLGGVNEIGKNMTVIEYKNDIIVIDCGLMFPEEEMFGVDIVIPDINYLLKQKEKVKAIILTHGHEDHIGALPYILKQLNVPVYGTKLTLGIVETKLKEHGIFRDCTLKVVKPKDVITFGEIKVEFIKNNHSIADSCSLAIHTPVGIIVHTGDFKIDYTPIDGEIMDFARLAELGKQGVMLLMADSTNIERPGYTMSERTVGETFDKIFSETKSRIIVATFASNIHRIQQIMDSAYKYGRKVAISGRSIENIVEVANELGYLRYPEGLFIDIDDIEKYKPSEIVIITTGSQGEPMSALARMSTSEHRKVEIMKDDLVIVSATPIPGNEKLISRVINQLFKRGANVIYESLADVHVSGHACQEELKLIHTLVKPKYFMPVHGEYRHLKQHSILAQKLGMDENNIFISDIGQVLEVNENSARISGYVPAGQVLVDGLGVGDVGNIVLRDRKHLSQDGILTVVVTIERETGKVIAGPDIISRGFVYVRESEDLMEEAKNIVKVSLEKCLKNQITEWAALKSSIKDDLREYLYEKTKRKPMILPIIMEI; encoded by the coding sequence TTGGCAAAAAAAGATAAAGTAAAAGTTATTCCACTTGGAGGAGTTAATGAGATTGGAAAGAATATGACTGTTATTGAATATAAAAATGATATAATAGTCATAGATTGCGGGCTTATGTTTCCAGAGGAAGAGATGTTTGGAGTAGATATTGTTATACCAGATATTAACTACCTCTTGAAACAAAAAGAAAAAGTTAAGGCCATTATTTTAACCCATGGACATGAAGATCACATAGGGGCATTGCCTTATATATTAAAGCAGCTAAATGTACCGGTTTACGGAACTAAGCTTACCCTTGGTATAGTAGAAACTAAATTAAAAGAGCATGGCATTTTTAGGGATTGTACTTTAAAGGTTGTTAAACCTAAAGACGTTATTACTTTTGGAGAAATCAAAGTTGAGTTTATAAAAAATAATCATAGCATTGCTGATTCCTGTTCTCTTGCAATACATACACCAGTAGGTATAATAGTTCATACTGGAGATTTTAAAATCGACTATACTCCTATAGATGGAGAGATTATGGATTTTGCAAGGCTTGCTGAACTTGGGAAACAAGGTGTTATGCTTCTTATGGCAGATAGCACAAATATAGAAAGACCAGGGTACACTATGTCTGAAAGGACTGTGGGGGAAACCTTTGATAAGATTTTCAGTGAAACAAAATCAAGAATAATTGTAGCTACTTTTGCATCTAATATTCATAGGATTCAGCAAATAATGGATTCAGCATATAAGTATGGTAGAAAGGTTGCAATATCAGGAAGGAGTATAGAAAACATTGTTGAGGTTGCAAATGAGCTTGGGTATTTAAGATATCCAGAAGGCCTTTTTATAGACATTGATGATATTGAAAAATACAAACCCAGCGAAATTGTGATTATAACAACTGGTAGCCAAGGAGAGCCTATGTCAGCTCTTGCAAGGATGTCTACCTCAGAACATAGAAAAGTTGAAATAATGAAAGATGATCTTGTGATAGTATCAGCAACTCCTATTCCAGGAAATGAAAAGCTTATTTCAAGGGTTATAAATCAGCTTTTTAAAAGGGGAGCTAACGTTATATATGAGTCCCTTGCAGATGTTCATGTTTCTGGTCATGCATGTCAAGAAGAACTTAAGCTTATACATACCCTTGTTAAACCTAAGTATTTTATGCCTGTTCATGGAGAGTATAGGCATTTAAAACAGCATTCAATACTTGCACAAAAACTTGGAATGGATGAAAATAATATATTTATATCTGACATTGGCCAAGTTTTAGAAGTAAACGAAAATAGTGCAAGGATTAGCGGATATGTACCAGCAGGTCAGGTTCTTGTTGACGGCCTTGGAGTAGGAGATGTTGGAAACATAGTGCTAAGGGATAGAAAGCATTTATCACAAGACGGTATATTAACAGTTGTTGTAACAATTGAGAGAGAAACAGGAAAGGTTATTGCTGGACCAGATATTATATCAAGGGGTTTTGTTTATGTAAGAGAGTCTGAAGACCTTATGGAAGAAGCAAAAAACATTGTTAAAGTTTCTTTAGAAAAGTGCCTAAAAAATCAAATTACAGAATGGGCAGCTTTAAAATCAAGCATTAAAGATGATTTAAGAGAATATTTATATGAAAAGACAAAACGTAAACCCATGATATTACCAATAATAATGGAAATCTAA
- a CDS encoding AI-2E family transporter — MIKIEAKKIIITLFYLTIILLAYYLMSFLKPILFSIFIAYMLNPLTDYLKSKGISIKIAAFLSVLFFLTLFFILIIIIVPGIVKDILSLIQNIDEYRRIVDSFKINIGYNSLPSYMKSVVDSSIIKVEMVVTSYLRKFFNDIIEFSMEIPTFILMPVFVYYFLTDKEYLINFIKSFIPSRIRNKVIELGSEIDKVIGSFIKSQIILSIIIFFLTFIAMVILKIKYPLIIAFINGIVNIIPYFGPVIGFLPAFISASSQSLNKSLIVVVVFFIIQEFESGVVAPKLMGESIGLHPVFIMIILLIGGKFFGGWGLVLSIPIAGIIKVAYRYILRSLY, encoded by the coding sequence ATGATAAAAATTGAGGCTAAAAAAATAATTATAACGTTATTTTATCTAACTATAATTTTATTAGCTTATTATTTGATGAGTTTTTTAAAACCAATATTATTTTCTATTTTTATTGCTTATATGCTGAACCCATTAACAGATTATTTAAAATCCAAAGGGATAAGTATAAAAATTGCTGCTTTTTTATCTGTTTTATTTTTCTTAACTCTTTTTTTTATATTAATAATTATTATAGTACCAGGTATAGTAAAAGATATTCTTTCACTTATTCAGAATATAGATGAATATAGAAGAATAGTTGATAGTTTTAAAATAAACATAGGATACAATTCTCTTCCTTCTTATATGAAATCAGTAGTTGATAGTAGTATTATTAAAGTTGAAATGGTTGTAACAAGTTATTTAAGAAAGTTTTTTAATGATATAATAGAATTTTCAATGGAGATACCAACTTTTATATTAATGCCTGTATTTGTTTATTATTTCTTAACGGATAAAGAATACTTAATAAATTTTATAAAATCTTTTATTCCAAGCAGGATAAGAAATAAAGTAATTGAGCTTGGAAGTGAAATAGACAAAGTTATTGGTAGTTTTATAAAAAGCCAGATAATTTTATCAATAATTATATTTTTTTTAACCTTTATAGCTATGGTAATACTTAAAATAAAATATCCTTTAATTATTGCATTCATAAACGGTATAGTAAATATAATACCTTATTTTGGGCCAGTAATAGGATTTTTACCAGCTTTTATATCAGCATCTTCACAGTCATTAAATAAGTCTCTGATAGTTGTAGTTGTTTTTTTTATAATACAGGAGTTTGAAAGTGGTGTTGTAGCACCAAAGCTTATGGGAGAGAGTATAGGATTACATCCAGTTTTTATAATGATAATACTTTTAATTGGTGGAAAGTTTTTTGGAGGATGGGGTCTTGTACTTTCAATTCCAATTGCAGGTATAATAAAAGTAGCTTATAGATATATACTTAGAAGTTTATATTGA
- the sfsA gene encoding DNA/RNA nuclease SfsA — MFIQGEKVNGLCIKRINRFEALIKVDDRIELVHVPNTGRMTELLYEGTKVILQKSDKPNRKTKYSLLHVYKDKNIVCVNSSLANKVFEEAVTNGRIDWVKGKIKREVQYSNSRFDFFIEDEIYNGIFVEVKCATYEENGISKFPDAPTERGRKHIDELIMANNKYRAAIVIIAFMDYVESFTPNYKIDKIFGEKLKKAYDRGVIVKAYRCFVDINEINIKDEIEIFF; from the coding sequence ATGTTTATACAGGGAGAAAAGGTCAATGGCTTATGTATTAAAAGGATTAATAGGTTTGAGGCATTAATCAAGGTTGATGATAGAATTGAATTAGTTCATGTACCTAATACTGGAAGGATGACTGAACTACTTTATGAAGGAACTAAAGTTATTCTTCAGAAAAGTGATAAACCAAATAGAAAGACAAAATATAGCTTGCTTCATGTTTACAAGGATAAAAATATAGTATGTGTTAATTCTTCTTTAGCAAACAAAGTATTTGAAGAAGCAGTGACAAATGGAAGAATAGATTGGGTAAAAGGTAAAATAAAAAGAGAAGTACAGTATTCAAACAGTAGGTTTGATTTTTTTATTGAAGATGAAATCTATAATGGTATTTTTGTTGAGGTAAAATGTGCAACTTATGAAGAAAATGGGATATCAAAATTTCCTGATGCACCGACAGAAAGAGGTAGAAAACACATAGACGAACTAATAATGGCTAATAATAAATATAGAGCTGCGATAGTAATAATTGCTTTTATGGATTATGTTGAAAGCTTTACACCGAACTACAAAATTGATAAAATTTTTGGGGAAAAACTAAAAAAAGCTTATGATAGGGGAGTTATCGTAAAGGCATATAGATGTTTTGTAGATATTAATGAAATTAATATTAAAGACGAAATTGAAATATTTTTTTAA
- the ruvX gene encoding Holliday junction resolvase RuvX — translation MRIMGLDIGDKTIGVAISDPLGWTAQGIKTIKRTGIKKDINEILNIINEYQVEKIVVGFPKNMNGTIGPRAEKIIDFCDKLKGRIKLDIELEDERLTTVAAEKMLIDADVSRKKRKEVIDTIAATYILQTYLNRINK, via the coding sequence TTGAGGATAATGGGACTTGATATTGGAGACAAAACTATAGGAGTTGCAATAAGTGATCCCTTAGGTTGGACGGCACAGGGAATAAAAACTATAAAAAGAACAGGTATTAAAAAAGACATAAATGAAATACTAAATATTATCAATGAATATCAGGTTGAAAAAATAGTTGTAGGCTTTCCTAAAAACATGAATGGAACAATAGGTCCAAGGGCAGAAAAGATTATTGATTTTTGTGATAAATTAAAGGGCAGAATAAAGTTAGATATAGAATTAGAAGATGAGAGATTGACAACTGTAGCAGCAGAAAAGATGTTAATAGATGCTGATGTTTCTAGAAAAAAGAGAAAGGAAGTAATTGACACTATTGCAGCAACATATATACTACAAACTTATCTTAACAGAATTAACAAATAA
- a CDS encoding O-antigen ligase family protein, which translates to MIYLFTSSSLISIYGILQYFGYNLVKVDPIRSKWVRYVYSTIGNPNFLGSYLVLILPISIYCFIKSKKIIYIVTSSLFYSTLLLTNTRSAWLGFGVSFILLAILSLKYKKGLKSLLLVLFLIFAIALFLNFNKNNALIKRFDSIIIDAKTFYLNNATSEYSGSSRIFIWKRALKLIQKSPFIGYGPDTFDLVFMSNYRNDVKKYIGNIIIDKAHNEYLQIAVTLGIPALFIYLFFLFTILYKAFKNTKKNILIIPLLCSIIGYLIQAFFNISVVSVSPVFWAFLGILYNFTSSTGCRQ; encoded by the coding sequence TTGATATATCTTTTTACATCTTCATCACTTATATCAATCTATGGAATTCTACAATACTTTGGATATAATTTAGTTAAAGTCGATCCAATAAGGAGCAAATGGGTAAGATATGTATATTCAACTATTGGTAATCCTAATTTTCTTGGAAGTTACTTGGTTCTTATACTTCCTATTAGCATTTATTGCTTTATTAAATCAAAAAAAATTATATACATTGTAACTTCATCCCTTTTTTATTCAACACTTTTATTAACCAATACAAGAAGTGCATGGCTTGGTTTTGGTGTTTCATTTATATTATTAGCTATCCTTTCTTTAAAATATAAAAAAGGTCTTAAAAGTTTATTATTAGTTTTATTCCTTATATTTGCTATTGCATTATTTTTAAATTTTAATAAGAACAATGCATTAATAAAAAGATTTGATTCTATTATAATTGATGCAAAAACTTTTTATTTAAATAATGCTACAAGTGAATATTCTGGCTCTTCAAGAATATTTATATGGAAACGTGCCTTGAAATTAATACAAAAAAGCCCCTTTATTGGTTACGGACCTGATACCTTTGATTTAGTTTTTATGAGTAATTATAGAAATGATGTAAAAAAATACATTGGAAATATCATAATAGATAAAGCTCATAATGAATATCTTCAAATAGCAGTAACTTTAGGCATTCCTGCACTTTTTATATATCTATTCTTCTTATTTACGATACTATATAAGGCATTTAAAAATACAAAAAAAAATATCCTAATCATACCACTACTTTGTAGCATCATAGGATATCTAATACAAGCATTTTTTAATATAAGTGTTGTTTCAGTTTCCCCTGTGTTTTGGGCTTTTCTTGGAATATTATATAACTTTACTTCTTCTACAGGATGTCGTCAATAA